One Mycoavidus sp. HKI genomic region harbors:
- a CDS encoding pentapeptide repeat-containing protein: MLGSIFSSSRSALSAEQTLDLVNAYLKTARETHDIHIASILCDDAEISLFQAKKSFKRALTPETLADQTLRNKIGMAYFERGELLKKIGNHDKAEASYKKAEKWGYVQEPDKSTSASRPSSTFSSIHSALLPRAALLVASQHASPAANKGSLGTNLAQLPPHIFAQNVSAPVARYDLPQADDPLTSTPQLVYCLSLLPGDWLADKVLNQKEKDWSQTIAKDEIEQKRLRTLATDVIREFTTDELQEATAVTEVVCLAPVLEQAHFKELIAQFVDGIDKQRLLDFALLEGLAELIQRTTSGYLTEDDLIKILGLLDTRLESTHGQSTEAIYQLTRTVSHVLDAMADSQVKGVKREALHEPLSAYLKGLKSSADPYLVYQAAYASQALLYVPNNEKLLDTVMRIGGKMFGGAASIVKAVKGFDLNGFVEGLKSIQEGFDGVVAAAKTLKEGYDTVMSLKESGQSFLDSLQEGYNFDRKSAWYPALQIADQLIQKGQLADFKELVCAAPCRRDPVFQWGVCERLGQLAANPLWEANTRQSALDFLSTLYKEDATWGHHANVKQWIIKILMHLADSPERAAATDVKASEKPFESAPAAKTLLEALAKNGDAQKQALYAECIQEGKGRCPYTNVGAPLLASPSLLERAQNKPDVETDLRKLKRQRLKEQGNAVYIAPQAKPSLKASDETLFNLTEAVQAFLQSEQKVMLLLGDSGSGKSTFNRMLEKDLWHAYKEEKGQRIPLFITLPAIDKPEQDLIPKQLRKLGFTEPQIRELKDTREFIVICDGYDESQQTHNLYMSNQLQRGQKGEWSAQMVISCRSEYLGLDYRDRFQPMDQHHQAESSLFQKAVLTPFSDAQITEYVKKYVSLHKPLWKTKSYDDALNQIPHLKELVKNPFLLTLSLEVLPRLVLDPKQDLSTARITRVALYDEFVEQWLERGKKRLGEKDLSRQEKKAFESLADEGFTQNGIDFLKNLSAAIYEEQGGNPVVEYSHFKDQKTWKEAFFSRDDDKYLLREASPLSRSGNQFRFIHRSLLEYGVARAVFDPQDGERARKAALTQALTTRRGSTSSVWSFRSQTAVEDDAVAIEQPLLASPLAKKDFVSEPSVLQFLAERVQQEPLFKEQLHAVIERSKTDKSVRRAAANAITILVRAGVQFHGADLKGIQIPGADLSGGIFDSAQLQGADLRKVKLQNSWLRQTNLSGAQMAGVQFGEWPYLQEESGVRSCAYAPDGKACAIGLGDVIRVYDTSSWENIHTLRGHRGDVNSVVYSPSGAQIASGSDDKTVRLWDARSGVPGHTLEGHTDAVNSVAYSPSNAQIASGSHDQTVRLWDAQSGAAEHTLEGHADVVNSVVYSPNSAQIASGSDDKTVRLWDARSGAPGHTLEGHTGWVKSVVYSPNGAQIASGSSDNTVRLWDAQSGAPGHTLQGHTSYVWSVVYSPSGAQIASGSWDNTIRLWDTQSGAAGHTLEGHTREVTSLVYAPSGTQIASGSGDKTVRLWDAQSGTPGYTLEGHTDVVSSVVYSPSGAQIASGSDDKTVRLWDAQNGIPGHALKGHLSAVMSVVYSPNGAQIASGSYDKTVRLWDAQSGTPGHTLEGHADAVYSVVYSPSGAQLASSSHDKTVRLWDAESGAAGYTLEGHTREIRSVVYSPSGAQLASGSSDKTVRLWDAHSGAAGHTLEGHTDAVYSVAYSPSDAQIASGSRDKTVRLWDAHSGAAGHTLEGHADVVNSVVYSPSGAQIASGSDDQTVRLWDVASGQCRAVIEGFDGSILSLAWKTTPDSTYLVTGSIDRLVCQWQVIEEGDEIQARLSWISPHGELNVKNTLLEGVRGLSGMNTALLKQRGAVGEPTPPLDFQQASQQLSVVSAAAAKFKQLPKRKTLDALPVAQPAEQSVSPVPSLNISQFA; this comes from the coding sequence ATGTTAGGCAGCATTTTCTCGTCATCACGCAGCGCGCTCTCGGCAGAGCAAACGCTTGACCTCGTCAATGCTTATTTAAAGACCGCCCGCGAAACTCACGATATCCATATCGCTTCCATCTTATGCGACGATGCAGAAATCTCGTTATTTCAGGCAAAAAAATCCTTCAAAAGAGCACTGACCCCTGAGACGCTGGCAGATCAAACGCTACGCAATAAAATTGGCATGGCCTATTTCGAGCGCGGCGAACTGTTAAAAAAAATAGGTAACCATGACAAAGCCGAAGCCAGTTATAAAAAAGCAGAAAAATGGGGATATGTGCAGGAGCCGGACAAATCGACCTCCGCCTCGCGCCCCAGCAGCACGTTTAGTTCCATTCACAGCGCCTTACTTCCGCGCGCAGCTTTATTGGTTGCGTCTCAACACGCCTCCCCAGCGGCTAATAAAGGCAGTCTGGGCACCAACCTCGCACAGCTTCCTCCCCATATTTTTGCGCAGAACGTGTCTGCACCTGTTGCTCGGTATGATTTACCGCAAGCAGATGACCCCCTCACCAGCACCCCTCAGCTTGTGTACTGCCTGAGTCTGTTGCCAGGTGACTGGTTAGCCGATAAAGTCCTCAACCAAAAAGAAAAAGACTGGTCCCAAACCATAGCCAAAGATGAAATAGAACAAAAAAGGCTCCGTACCCTGGCAACGGATGTAATCCGAGAATTCACCACCGATGAACTCCAAGAGGCGACCGCGGTCACCGAGGTAGTGTGCTTGGCTCCGGTCCTCGAGCAAGCACACTTTAAAGAGCTGATAGCGCAGTTTGTAGATGGCATTGACAAGCAGCGCTTGCTGGATTTCGCTTTACTGGAAGGGCTGGCTGAACTGATTCAACGCACAACTTCCGGTTACTTAACGGAAGATGATCTCATCAAAATATTAGGACTCTTAGACACCCGTTTAGAAAGCACCCATGGGCAATCTACAGAGGCTATTTATCAATTAACGCGCACGGTATCGCACGTGTTGGATGCGATGGCCGATAGCCAGGTCAAGGGCGTCAAGCGCGAAGCACTGCACGAACCCCTTTCTGCGTATCTAAAAGGGTTAAAGAGTAGCGCCGACCCGTATCTTGTCTACCAAGCGGCCTATGCTTCTCAGGCTTTGCTATATGTTCCCAATAATGAAAAGTTATTGGACACGGTCATGCGCATCGGCGGAAAGATGTTTGGAGGCGCTGCAAGTATAGTGAAGGCCGTCAAAGGCTTTGATCTGAATGGCTTTGTAGAAGGCTTGAAGAGTATTCAGGAGGGCTTCGACGGGGTGGTAGCTGCCGCTAAAACGCTCAAAGAAGGTTATGACACCGTGATGTCATTGAAGGAGAGCGGGCAAAGTTTTCTCGACAGTCTGCAAGAAGGCTACAACTTTGACCGCAAAAGCGCGTGGTATCCCGCCTTGCAAATTGCTGATCAACTGATACAAAAAGGGCAACTTGCTGATTTTAAGGAGTTAGTGTGTGCAGCGCCCTGTCGGCGCGATCCTGTTTTTCAGTGGGGGGTGTGCGAACGCTTAGGGCAACTGGCGGCCAATCCGCTGTGGGAGGCTAATACACGCCAAAGCGCGTTGGATTTTTTAAGCACGCTGTATAAAGAAGATGCGACGTGGGGTCATCACGCGAACGTGAAGCAATGGATTATTAAGATTCTGATGCACCTAGCCGATTCACCTGAGCGTGCAGCGGCAACCGACGTTAAAGCGTCAGAAAAGCCATTTGAGAGTGCACCAGCAGCCAAAACCCTGTTGGAAGCGTTGGCAAAGAATGGTGATGCGCAGAAACAAGCGCTCTATGCAGAGTGTATTCAAGAGGGTAAAGGCCGTTGCCCTTATACGAACGTCGGCGCACCGCTGCTCGCTTCGCCTTCCTTATTAGAGCGCGCTCAGAATAAGCCGGACGTCGAGACCGACTTGCGCAAGCTCAAACGCCAGCGCTTAAAAGAACAGGGCAATGCTGTCTATATCGCCCCACAAGCCAAGCCCAGCCTCAAAGCATCCGATGAGACGCTGTTTAACTTAACAGAGGCAGTCCAAGCATTTCTGCAGAGTGAGCAAAAGGTGATGTTGCTCTTAGGGGATTCTGGGTCGGGTAAATCGACCTTTAACCGGATGCTTGAAAAGGACCTCTGGCACGCCTATAAGGAAGAGAAAGGCCAGCGCATCCCCCTCTTTATTACTTTGCCCGCGATTGACAAGCCTGAACAGGATCTGATCCCCAAACAATTACGCAAGTTGGGCTTTACCGAGCCGCAGATTAGAGAGCTTAAGGATACGCGTGAATTTATTGTCATTTGCGATGGGTACGATGAGAGTCAGCAAACCCATAATCTGTATATGAGCAACCAGCTCCAACGCGGTCAAAAGGGAGAGTGGAGCGCGCAGATGGTGATCAGCTGTCGCAGCGAATACCTTGGCTTGGATTATCGGGATCGCTTTCAGCCGATGGATCAGCATCACCAGGCCGAATCATCGCTGTTTCAGAAAGCGGTACTCACCCCGTTTTCTGACGCTCAGATTACAGAGTACGTCAAGAAATATGTCTCCCTACATAAACCGCTCTGGAAGACGAAAAGTTACGACGATGCGCTTAATCAGATTCCTCATTTAAAAGAATTAGTGAAAAACCCCTTTCTTTTAACCTTGTCCTTAGAAGTGCTGCCCCGTCTAGTGCTGGACCCCAAACAAGATCTCTCTACCGCCCGGATAACCCGTGTGGCGCTGTATGATGAGTTCGTCGAGCAATGGCTAGAGCGTGGCAAAAAACGCCTAGGAGAGAAGGACTTAAGCCGTCAAGAAAAGAAAGCATTTGAGAGTTTGGCCGATGAAGGCTTTACGCAGAACGGTATCGACTTTTTGAAAAACTTGTCGGCTGCGATCTATGAAGAGCAAGGGGGAAACCCGGTCGTCGAGTATTCGCACTTTAAAGATCAAAAGACCTGGAAAGAAGCCTTTTTTAGCCGAGACGACGACAAGTATCTGCTGCGCGAAGCCAGTCCGCTTAGTCGTAGTGGTAATCAGTTTCGGTTTATCCATCGGTCGTTGCTCGAATATGGAGTCGCCCGTGCGGTATTCGATCCGCAAGACGGGGAGCGCGCCCGCAAAGCGGCCCTCACGCAAGCCCTGACCACCCGTCGAGGGAGCACCAGTTCTGTTTGGAGTTTTAGAAGCCAAACTGCGGTGGAAGACGACGCTGTAGCGATTGAGCAACCCTTACTTGCCTCGCCTTTGGCGAAGAAAGATTTTGTCAGCGAGCCGTCAGTTCTGCAATTTCTCGCGGAGCGGGTGCAACAGGAGCCCCTGTTCAAGGAACAACTGCACGCGGTTATCGAACGGTCTAAAACCGACAAGTCGGTGCGCAGGGCCGCGGCCAATGCGATCACGATATTAGTCAGAGCGGGCGTACAGTTTCATGGAGCAGATTTAAAGGGTATCCAAATACCCGGGGCGGATCTGAGTGGGGGCATATTTGATTCTGCTCAGCTGCAAGGGGCGGATTTAAGAAAGGTCAAACTTCAGAATAGCTGGCTGCGCCAGACCAATTTAAGTGGTGCGCAGATGGCGGGCGTGCAGTTTGGCGAATGGCCTTATCTCCAAGAAGAGAGCGGGGTGCGGTCCTGTGCGTATGCACCAGATGGGAAAGCCTGCGCCATTGGCCTTGGTGACGTGATCCGCGTGTATGACACGTCAAGCTGGGAAAATATCCACACCTTACGCGGACATAGAGGCGATGTTAATAGCGTGGTGTACTCGCCGAGCGGCGCGCAGATCGCCTCGGGCAGTGATGACAAGACGGTGCGGCTGTGGGACGCGCGAAGCGGAGTCCCTGGGCACACCTTAGAAGGACATACCGATGCTGTTAATAGCGTGGCGTATTCGCCAAGCAACGCGCAGATCGCCTCGGGCAGTCACGACCAGACAGTGCGGCTATGGGACGCGCAAAGCGGAGCCGCTGAGCACACCTTAGAAGGACATGCCGACGTTGTTAATAGCGTGGTGTATTCGCCGAACAGCGCGCAGATCGCTTCAGGCAGTGATGACAAGACGGTGCGGCTGTGGGACGCGCGAAGTGGAGCCCCTGGGCATACCTTAGAAGGACATACCGGCTGGGTTAAGAGTGTAGTGTATTCACCGAACGGCGCGCAGATCGCCTCGGGCAGTTCTGACAATACGGTGCGGCTGTGGGACGCGCAAAGCGGAGCCCCTGGGCACACCTTACAAGGACATACCTCCTATGTTTGGAGCGTGGTGTACTCGCCGAGCGGCGCGCAGATCGCCTCGGGCAGTTGGGACAATACGATCCGTCTGTGGGATACGCAAAGCGGAGCCGCTGGGCACACCTTAGAAGGACATACCAGAGAGGTGACTAGCTTGGTGTATGCGCCGAGCGGCACGCAGATCGCCTCGGGCAGTGGTGACAAAACGGTGCGGCTGTGGGACGCGCAAAGCGGAACCCCCGGGTACACCTTAGAAGGACATACCGACGTTGTTAGTAGCGTGGTGTATTCGCCGAGCGGCGCGCAGATCGCCTCGGGCAGTGATGACAAGACGGTGCGGCTGTGGGACGCGCAAAACGGAATCCCCGGGCACGCCTTAAAAGGACATCTCTCCGCTGTTATGAGCGTGGTGTATTCGCCGAACGGCGCGCAGATCGCCTCGGGCAGTTATGACAAAACGGTGCGGCTGTGGGATGCGCAAAGCGGAACTCCTGGGCACACCTTAGAAGGACATGCCGACGCTGTTTATAGCGTGGTGTATTCGCCGAGCGGTGCGCAACTCGCCTCGAGCAGTCATGACAAGACGGTCCGGTTGTGGGACGCCGAAAGCGGAGCCGCTGGGTACACCTTAGAAGGACATACCAGAGAGATTAGAAGCGTGGTGTACTCGCCGAGCGGCGCGCAACTCGCCTCGGGCAGTTCTGACAAGACGGTGCGGCTGTGGGACGCGCACAGCGGAGCAGCTGGACACACCTTAGAAGGACATACCGACGCTGTTTATAGCGTGGCGTATTCGCCGAGCGACGCGCAGATCGCTTCGGGCAGTCGCGACAAGACGGTGCGGCTGTGGGACGCGCACAGCGGAGCCGCTGGGCACACCTTAGAAGGACATGCCGATGTTGTTAATAGCGTAGTGTATTCGCCGAGCGGCGCGCAGATTGCTTCAGGCAGTGATGACCAGACGGTGCGGTTGTGGGATGTTGCTTCGGGTCAGTGTCGGGCGGTGATTGAAGGTTTTGACGGAAGCATTTTGAGCCTTGCCTGGAAAACGACCCCCGACAGTACCTATTTGGTAACTGGCAGTATAGATAGGTTAGTTTGCCAGTGGCAGGTGATAGAAGAAGGGGATGAAATTCAGGCGCGTCTAAGCTGGATATCACCGCATGGGGAGTTGAACGTGAAGAATACGTTACTTGAAGGGGTACGGGGCTTAAGTGGGATGAATACGGCCCTTTTGAAGCAGCGGGGGGCCGTGGGTGAGCCGACTCCGCCTTTAGACTTCCAGCAGGCGAGTCAGCAGTTAAGCGTCGTGAGCGCTGCGGCAGCCAAATTCAAGCAGCTGCCAAAACGCAAGACGTTGGATGCCCTTCCTGTAGCACAGCCCGCTGAGCAGTCAGTAAGTCCAGTACCCTCGTTAAACATCTCTCAGTTTGCCTAA